Proteins encoded in a region of the Myxococcales bacterium genome:
- a CDS encoding cytochrome oxidase, whose protein sequence is MDVVVLQVFVSLMLVVGSIALFLFSWKQRDFEESDRLALLPIEKEETEDAHE, encoded by the coding sequence ATGGACGTCGTAGTTTTGCAGGTGTTCGTGAGTTTGATGTTGGTGGTCGGCTCGATAGCGCTCTTCCTCTTTTCGTGGAAGCAGCGCGACTTCGAGGAGTCCGACCGCCTGGCGCTGCTGCCGATAGAAAAGGAAGAAACCGAGGACGCTCATGAGTGA
- a CDS encoding MBL fold metallo-hydrolase, whose translation MSIQLQFFGAAGTVTGSRHVVSTAQSSILLDCGLVQGRRLDSFAANRSLGFDPRSIDAVVLSHAHIDHSGALPMLVKLGYDGAIYSTAATRDLCAVMLQDAARIQRADADYIGRLIERGADDLQRVEPLYGEDDVVAALDRFTGCEYHRHAQITPDARLSLLDAGHVLGSAISVLDLDDEGQNARVVFTGDLGRTNMPILRDPDVPSGVNVLILESTYGNRVHAPLEAMDDELAVILTRTAKRGGKVVIPTFALERAQEIVMAIARLRAKRAVPLVPVYVDSPLTVKITDIFRMHPECLDAEARASIRGSASPFDFDDLHYVSDPEDSKAIDASPDPCVILSASGMCEGGRVLHHLRATMEHDQNAIVIVGFQAQHTLGRRLVERRSRVRIFGIERPVNASVHVLNGFSAHAGRDELLAFAEAVRDRGPLRTVVLVHGERPAQEALAEGLRERGFPDVRVPQLGESMVV comes from the coding sequence TTGTCCATTCAGCTACAGTTCTTCGGCGCCGCCGGTACGGTCACGGGATCTCGGCACGTCGTGTCGACCGCCCAGAGCTCGATCCTCCTCGACTGCGGCCTCGTGCAGGGGCGCCGACTCGACTCGTTCGCCGCGAACCGATCGCTCGGCTTCGATCCGCGCTCGATCGACGCGGTCGTCCTCTCTCACGCGCACATCGACCACTCGGGCGCGCTGCCCATGTTGGTCAAGCTGGGCTACGACGGCGCGATCTACTCGACCGCCGCCACGCGCGACCTCTGCGCGGTCATGCTCCAGGACGCCGCCCGCATCCAGCGCGCGGACGCCGACTACATCGGTCGACTGATCGAGCGCGGGGCGGACGACCTCCAGCGCGTCGAGCCCCTCTATGGCGAGGACGACGTCGTCGCGGCGCTCGATCGCTTCACGGGGTGCGAGTACCACCGCCACGCGCAGATAACCCCCGACGCGCGGCTCTCTCTCCTCGACGCGGGCCACGTCCTCGGGAGCGCCATCTCGGTGCTCGACCTCGACGACGAGGGGCAGAACGCGCGCGTCGTCTTCACCGGCGACCTCGGGCGAACGAACATGCCGATCCTCCGCGATCCGGACGTACCCAGCGGCGTGAACGTGCTCATTCTGGAGAGCACCTACGGCAACCGCGTGCACGCGCCCCTCGAGGCGATGGACGACGAGCTGGCGGTCATCCTCACGCGGACGGCGAAGCGCGGCGGCAAGGTCGTGATTCCCACCTTCGCCCTCGAGCGCGCACAGGAGATCGTGATGGCGATCGCGCGACTCCGAGCGAAGCGCGCGGTGCCGCTCGTGCCGGTGTACGTCGACTCACCCCTCACGGTGAAGATCACCGACATCTTTCGGATGCACCCCGAGTGCCTCGACGCGGAGGCCCGCGCGTCGATCCGCGGCAGCGCGAGCCCGTTCGATTTCGACGATCTCCACTACGTGTCGGATCCCGAGGACTCGAAGGCGATCGACGCGTCGCCAGACCCGTGCGTCATCCTCTCGGCGAGCGGCATGTGCGAGGGCGGTCGCGTGCTCCACCACCTCCGCGCGACGATGGAGCACGACCAGAACGCGATCGTCATCGTCGGCTTTCAGGCGCAGCACACGCTCGGGCGCCGGCTCGTCGAGCGGCGCTCCAGGGTGCGCATCTTCGGGATCGAGCGCCCTGTCAACGCGAGCGTCCACGTGCTGAACGGCTTCAGCGCCCACGCCGGACGCGACGAGCTGCTCGCGTTCGCCGAGGCGGTGCGCGACCGCGGCCCGCTCCGCACCGTCGTCCTCGTCCACGGCGAGCGCCCGGCGCAGGAGGCGCTCGCCGAAGGGCTCCGCGAGCGCGGGTTCCCAGACGTGCGCGTCCCGCAGCTCGGCGAGAGCATGGTCGTGTAG
- a CDS encoding universal stress protein, producing MTLKRNIVVGYDTSELAGRALEAAIAHAASLAPSTVHVVRALALMPGVDEDQGAANAQLARLDYQAEALRETVERQTLPVGVTLVTHVNVGEPATILSDVARSADADFVFVGTHGRTGLARAFFGSIAERTVRLAPCSVVVVRPKESDNAPHVLPPCERCAEVRQASQGKVEWCQQHSKHESHHSSVLPVSPPRQKL from the coding sequence ATGACCCTGAAGCGCAACATCGTCGTTGGCTATGACACCTCCGAGCTGGCGGGCCGTGCCCTCGAGGCCGCCATCGCCCACGCGGCGAGCCTGGCGCCTTCGACCGTTCACGTGGTGAGGGCCTTGGCGCTCATGCCGGGCGTCGACGAAGACCAGGGCGCCGCGAACGCGCAGCTGGCTCGCCTCGACTACCAGGCGGAGGCGCTGCGCGAGACGGTCGAGCGCCAGACGTTGCCCGTCGGGGTCACGCTCGTCACGCACGTCAACGTCGGCGAGCCCGCGACGATACTCTCGGACGTGGCGCGGTCCGCCGACGCCGACTTCGTGTTCGTCGGAACCCACGGTCGGACCGGGCTCGCCCGGGCGTTCTTTGGATCCATAGCGGAGCGCACGGTGCGGCTCGCTCCGTGCTCCGTCGTCGTGGTGCGGCCGAAGGAGTCCGACAATGCGCCGCACGTCCTGCCGCCTTGCGAGCGGTGCGCCGAGGTTCGCCAGGCGAGCCAGGGCAAGGTGGAGTGGTGCCAGCAGCACTCGAAGCACGAGTCCCACCACTCCAGCGTCTTGCCGGTCTCGCCGCCGCGCCAGAAGCTCTGA
- a CDS encoding HAD-IC family P-type ATPase, producing MSALPIPATDRRAGACAHCGLPSGTSTFCCSGCENVNELLRSEGLLRYYELGSGNPMTEGAARPDRLWLEAEGVALRGARGLTKVVLDVQGMHCSACVWIFQELFRRHAKAGHVRATPSTGRCELVVTPSFPLETFVDGLSRFGYRFSSAKRGAESPPDDLVWRMGVCIAIAMNTMIFAISTYAGLREGALYRLFHTLDFALSTVSVVVGGAVFFRSAWATLRRRAFHLDLPIALGIGLAYASSAHGFFARSGAQTYFDTLNVFIALMLVGRFLQERVLRQNRAYLLESDGADGLLARRVRDGHVEIVKGRELRRGDVILLAPGDLVPVDATPLGGAASFSLDWITGEPEPARYAEAERVPAGAFLRQAEATRVRLAQDFEESGLRDLLRAVPEGRAQVEFWQAFSRAYVVIVLLLAAATFAFWALHAGPWRAFEVSSGLLIVTCPCAMGIATPFAYELAHAGLRRAGLFVRADGFLDRAMEVRRVVFDKTGTLTTGRLVLRDLAPLAALSSPSRRVLYNLAVRSSHPKAEAISAALVGEDAVLDDDFITTEEPGRGVRSATAYLGAPPRAVSGSPADPGDVVYMERGVVRASFETEEVLRDGAERDVAGLVGDGYEAFVLTGDREDRAVSVAACFDIPADRVVAGADPRAKRAWIEANDAAKTLMIGDGVNDALALEVALCSGTPAVDRPFVASRADFFFTGAGFEGVRRALRVARRLRGVVRRNIGVAIAYNVVTVALAASGHMSPLLCAVLMPLSSVGLIVLTMRELSAGAKIWTS from the coding sequence ATGTCGGCGCTTCCGATACCTGCGACTGACAGGCGGGCGGGGGCCTGTGCGCACTGCGGACTACCGAGCGGCACGAGCACGTTCTGCTGCTCGGGCTGCGAGAACGTAAACGAGCTCCTCCGCTCGGAGGGGCTGCTGCGCTACTACGAGCTGGGCAGCGGCAACCCCATGACCGAGGGCGCCGCCCGCCCGGATCGCCTTTGGCTCGAGGCCGAGGGCGTCGCCCTCCGCGGCGCGCGCGGGCTCACGAAGGTTGTCCTGGACGTCCAGGGGATGCACTGCTCCGCGTGCGTGTGGATCTTCCAGGAGCTGTTTCGCAGGCACGCGAAGGCCGGTCACGTGCGGGCGACCCCGTCTACCGGGCGCTGCGAGCTCGTGGTCACCCCGTCGTTCCCCCTCGAGACCTTCGTCGACGGCCTGAGCCGCTTCGGCTACCGCTTCTCGTCGGCCAAGCGCGGCGCCGAGAGCCCCCCCGACGACCTCGTCTGGCGCATGGGCGTGTGCATCGCGATCGCGATGAACACCATGATCTTCGCGATTTCTACCTACGCGGGGCTCCGCGAAGGGGCGCTCTATCGGCTGTTTCACACGCTCGATTTCGCGCTCTCCACCGTCAGCGTCGTCGTGGGCGGGGCGGTGTTCTTCCGCTCGGCTTGGGCCACGCTGCGGCGGCGCGCCTTTCACCTCGACTTGCCCATCGCGCTCGGGATCGGGCTCGCGTACGCCTCGTCCGCGCACGGCTTCTTCGCGAGGTCTGGCGCGCAGACCTACTTCGACACGCTGAACGTGTTCATCGCGCTCATGCTCGTCGGGCGCTTCCTGCAGGAGCGCGTGCTGCGCCAGAACCGAGCCTACCTCCTCGAGAGCGACGGCGCCGACGGCCTGCTCGCGCGCCGCGTGCGTGACGGTCATGTGGAGATCGTGAAGGGCCGCGAGCTCCGTCGAGGCGACGTCATCCTCCTCGCGCCGGGCGATCTCGTGCCGGTCGACGCGACCCCGCTCGGGGGCGCCGCGAGCTTCTCGCTCGACTGGATCACCGGCGAGCCCGAGCCAGCCCGCTACGCCGAGGCCGAGCGCGTGCCGGCCGGTGCCTTCCTCCGCCAAGCGGAGGCGACGCGGGTGCGGCTCGCCCAAGACTTCGAGGAGTCGGGTCTCCGCGACCTCCTGCGCGCCGTCCCCGAGGGCCGCGCACAGGTCGAGTTCTGGCAGGCCTTCTCCCGCGCCTACGTCGTCATCGTGCTGCTGCTGGCCGCGGCCACCTTCGCGTTCTGGGCACTTCACGCCGGTCCGTGGCGGGCCTTCGAGGTCTCGAGCGGCCTGCTCATCGTCACCTGCCCATGCGCGATGGGCATCGCCACGCCCTTCGCCTATGAGCTCGCCCACGCGGGGCTTCGGCGCGCCGGGCTGTTCGTCCGCGCCGACGGATTCCTGGACCGCGCGATGGAGGTGCGCCGCGTGGTGTTCGACAAGACCGGCACCCTCACCACCGGGCGGCTCGTCCTCCGCGATCTGGCCCCCCTCGCGGCGCTCTCCTCCCCGAGCCGGCGCGTGCTGTACAACCTCGCGGTGCGCAGCTCGCACCCGAAGGCGGAGGCGATCTCTGCCGCGCTCGTGGGGGAAGACGCGGTCCTCGACGACGACTTCATCACGACGGAGGAGCCCGGTCGAGGGGTGCGCTCGGCCACGGCCTACCTGGGCGCCCCGCCGCGCGCCGTGTCCGGCTCCCCCGCGGATCCCGGCGACGTCGTGTACATGGAGCGCGGCGTCGTGCGCGCCTCGTTCGAGACCGAAGAGGTTCTCCGCGACGGCGCCGAGCGCGACGTGGCGGGGCTCGTCGGCGACGGCTACGAGGCGTTCGTGCTCACTGGAGATCGCGAGGACCGCGCGGTCTCGGTGGCGGCTTGCTTCGACATCCCCGCCGACCGCGTCGTCGCGGGCGCCGATCCACGGGCGAAGCGCGCGTGGATCGAGGCCAACGACGCCGCCAAGACGCTGATGATCGGCGACGGCGTCAACGACGCCCTGGCGCTCGAGGTCGCCCTCTGCTCGGGGACTCCCGCGGTCGATCGCCCCTTCGTCGCGAGCCGCGCCGACTTCTTCTTCACTGGCGCGGGCTTCGAGGGCGTGCGCCGGGCCCTGCGCGTGGCGCGGCGGCTTCGCGGAGTCGTGCGCAGGAATATCGGTGTGGCCATTGCCTACAACGTGGTGACGGTGGCCCTCGCGGCGTCGGGGCACATGTCGCCCCTCCTCTGCGCCGTGCTCATGCCGCTCTCCTCGGTGGGCCTCATCGTGCTCACCATGAGAGAGCTCTCGGCGGGGGCCAAGATATGGACGTCGTAG
- a CDS encoding dioxygenase: MSVPRTPAVYIPHGGGPWPFVDVGFGEPDSLARLAAHLRGLRGLPSTPPRAVLVVSAHWEERLPTVTTAERPPLLFDYFGFPPAAYELTWPAPGSPWLAGRTRALLDAAGIASAEAPERGFDHGVFVPMKLAYPAAEVPTVQLSLKAGLDPASHLAIGRALAPLRDEGVFVIGSGMSYHNMRGFGRREARAASLAFDAWLAETVALPRERRDARLVEWRAAPSGLEVHPREEHLLPLMVVAGAAGDDPGSVPYADVLMGVRISSARFG; this comes from the coding sequence ATGTCCGTACCGCGCACACCTGCCGTCTACATTCCCCACGGCGGAGGGCCCTGGCCCTTCGTCGACGTCGGGTTCGGTGAGCCCGACTCCTTGGCGCGCCTCGCCGCCCACCTTCGGGGCCTCCGAGGGCTCCCGTCCACGCCACCGCGCGCCGTGCTCGTCGTGTCGGCGCACTGGGAAGAGCGTCTACCCACCGTGACGACCGCAGAGCGCCCCCCCCTGCTCTTCGACTACTTCGGGTTCCCTCCGGCGGCGTACGAGCTCACGTGGCCGGCACCGGGCAGCCCTTGGCTGGCAGGGCGCACGCGCGCGCTCCTCGACGCGGCAGGCATCGCGAGCGCCGAGGCGCCCGAGCGGGGCTTCGACCACGGCGTCTTCGTGCCTATGAAGCTCGCCTACCCCGCGGCCGAGGTGCCTACGGTGCAGCTGTCGCTCAAGGCCGGGCTCGACCCCGCGAGCCACCTCGCGATCGGCCGCGCGCTCGCGCCCCTCCGCGACGAGGGCGTGTTCGTGATCGGCAGCGGCATGAGCTACCACAACATGCGCGGCTTCGGCCGGCGCGAGGCGCGGGCGGCGTCGCTCGCGTTCGACGCTTGGCTCGCCGAGACCGTCGCGCTCCCTCGCGAGCGCCGCGACGCGCGCCTCGTAGAGTGGCGGGCTGCGCCCTCCGGGCTCGAGGTTCATCCGCGGGAAGAGCACCTGCTCCCGCTCATGGTCGTTGCGGGCGCTGCGGGCGACGACCCGGGCTCGGTGCCGTACGC